From a region of the Salvelinus alpinus chromosome 2, SLU_Salpinus.1, whole genome shotgun sequence genome:
- the LOC139568208 gene encoding polymeric immunoglobulin receptor-like isoform X1 yields the protein MRILLIVILLSFMTGCLSSFKVTGYSGGTVILYCHYSTEERSHDKYFCNGTKWTYSCDKKITTLRKNTWAHSGRFSLYDITGSNYFKVIIRQLTRQDEGTYWCGVDKPTAPDSYTKVELDVKKDDCCEKSVTETAYLGGEATIRCNYPEDHEDSIKYFCKESNDFKTCVYMIAAHQTTAKAGRFSVSDNTGERFSTVTIRDLTEDDTGTYWCGVETSRTEQRYITLITQVKLLVRNWRDVKPINVNEQVGETARLTCKYPAGHKKNEKFFCKGDSPLTCENKVTATQPNIIKWNERFSLRDNREKTNFTVHIKKMRPEDSGTYWCGSDRRWRPADYTRFIFSVVAPTTIITKSTTAALPATTTFISQSSSSPSPSPSPSPSPSPSSSSSSSSPSSSPSSPSSSPSPSSSPSSPSSSPLLNGFGTSVVVMVSVSLVVLLLVISLIIVYRWKYNKATGYVSSTHRVSPDTGINEGGCHGDGDYEEIKERPLQSDSDAATSTIYATVNLPTSHSDSLHYSSVNFHKIPRFPNEATDTITKEGSCPNEATASIAKVGTSSCDYATVNFGQSPAYSTVNHPHSSSEAPPIYSTISKPRDT from the exons ATGAGGATCCTGCTGAtagtcatcctcctctccttcatgacAG GTTGTTTGAGCTCCTTCAAAGTGACAGGATACTCTGGAGGAACTGTCATCCTCTACTGTCATTATTCCACAGAAGAAAGAAGTCATGACAAATATTTCTGTAATGGAACAAAGTGGACTTATAGTTGTGATAAGAAGATAACTACTCTGAGGAAGAACACCTGGGCACACAGTGGTAGATTCTCTCTGTATGACATCACTGGAAGTAACTACTTCAAGGTGATCATCAGACAACTGACCAGACAAGATGAAGGGACCTACTGGTGTGGAGTGGACAAACCTACTGCACCTGACAGTTATACCAAGGTAGAGCTGGATGTGAAGAAGG ATGACTGCTGTGAGAAGTCAGTCACAGAGACGGCCTATCTGGGAGGAGAAGCTACCATCAGATGCAACTATCCAGAGGACCATGAGGACAGCATCAAGTATTTCTGCAAGGAAAGCAATGACTTCAAGACTTGTGTTTATATGATTGCTGCTCACCAGACAACTGCAAAAGCTGGTCGTTTCTCTGTGTCTGACAACACAGGAGAGAGATTCTCCACAGTGACCATCAGGGACCTGACTGAAGATGATACTGGGACCTACTGGTGTGGAGTAGAAACCAGCAGGACAGAACAACGTTACATTACACTGATCACACAGGTGAAGCTGCTTGTTAGAA ATTGGAGGGATGTCAAACCAATCAATGTGAATGAGCAGGTTGGGGAGACTGCCAGGCTTACTTGTAAATATCCAGCAGGCCACAAGAAGAATGAGAAGTTCTTCTGTAAGGGGGACAGTCCTTTAACCTGTGAAAATAAAGTTACAGCTACACAACCTAACATCATTAAATGGAATGAGAGGTTTTCTCTGAGGGACAACCGTGAGAAGACCAACTTCACTGTTCACATCAAGAAGATGAGACCAGAGGATTCTGGGACATATTGGTGTGGATCTGATAGAAGATGGAGACCTGCAGACTACACTAGATTTATATTTTCTGTGG tggcACCAACCACCATCATCACAAAATCAACAACTGCAGCACTTCCAGCCACAACCACCTTCATCtcacaatcatcatcatcaccatcaccatcaccatcaccatcaccatcaccatcaccatcatcatcatcatcatcatcatcaccatcatcatcaccatcatcaccatcatcatcaccatcaccatcatcatcaccatcatcaccatcatcatcaccattacTCAACGGATTTG gtaccTCAGTGGTCGTCATGGTGTCTGTTAGTCTGGTAGTGTTACTGCTGGTGATCAGCCTGATCATAGTCTACAGATGGAAATACAACAAGGCCACag GATATGTCTCTTcaacacacagagtgagtccagaCACAGGAATCAATGAAGGG GGTTGTCATGGTGATGGTGACTATGAAGAGATAAAGGAGCGCCCCCTACAGTCAGACTCAGACGCTGCGACCTCCACCATCTATGCCACCGTCAACTTACCCACAAGCCACTCTGACTCTCTCCACTACTCCAGCGTCAACTTCCACAAGATCCCCAGATTCCCCAACGAAGCCACTGACACCATTACTAAAGAGGGCAGCTGCCCCAATGAAGCCACGGCTTCCATTGCTAAAGTGGGCACTTCATCATGTGACTATGCTACTGTGAACTTTGGTCAAAGCCCCGCCTACTCTACTGTCAATCATCCACACAGCTCCTCTGAGGCTCCTCCCATCTACTCCACAATCAGCAAACCCAGAGACACCTGA
- the LOC139568208 gene encoding polymeric immunoglobulin receptor-like isoform X2 → MRILLIVILLSFMTGCLSSFKVTGYSGGTVILYCHYSTEERSHDKYFCNGTKWTYSCDKKITTLRKNTWAHSGRFSLYDITGSNYFKVIIRQLTRQDEGTYWCGVDKPTAPDSYTKVELDVKKDDCCEKSVTETAYLGGEATIRCNYPEDHEDSIKYFCKESNDFKTCVYMIAAHQTTAKAGRFSVSDNTGERFSTVTIRDLTEDDTGTYWCGVETSRTEQRYITLITQVKLLVRMAPTTIITKSTTAALPATTTFISQSSSSPSPSPSPSPSPSPSSSSSSSSPSSSPSSPSSSPSPSSSPSSPSSSPLLNGFGTSVVVMVSVSLVVLLLVISLIIVYRWKYNKATGYVSSTHRVSPDTGINEGGCHGDGDYEEIKERPLQSDSDAATSTIYATVNLPTSHSDSLHYSSVNFHKIPRFPNEATDTITKEGSCPNEATASIAKVGTSSCDYATVNFGQSPAYSTVNHPHSSSEAPPIYSTISKPRDT, encoded by the exons ATGAGGATCCTGCTGAtagtcatcctcctctccttcatgacAG GTTGTTTGAGCTCCTTCAAAGTGACAGGATACTCTGGAGGAACTGTCATCCTCTACTGTCATTATTCCACAGAAGAAAGAAGTCATGACAAATATTTCTGTAATGGAACAAAGTGGACTTATAGTTGTGATAAGAAGATAACTACTCTGAGGAAGAACACCTGGGCACACAGTGGTAGATTCTCTCTGTATGACATCACTGGAAGTAACTACTTCAAGGTGATCATCAGACAACTGACCAGACAAGATGAAGGGACCTACTGGTGTGGAGTGGACAAACCTACTGCACCTGACAGTTATACCAAGGTAGAGCTGGATGTGAAGAAGG ATGACTGCTGTGAGAAGTCAGTCACAGAGACGGCCTATCTGGGAGGAGAAGCTACCATCAGATGCAACTATCCAGAGGACCATGAGGACAGCATCAAGTATTTCTGCAAGGAAAGCAATGACTTCAAGACTTGTGTTTATATGATTGCTGCTCACCAGACAACTGCAAAAGCTGGTCGTTTCTCTGTGTCTGACAACACAGGAGAGAGATTCTCCACAGTGACCATCAGGGACCTGACTGAAGATGATACTGGGACCTACTGGTGTGGAGTAGAAACCAGCAGGACAGAACAACGTTACATTACACTGATCACACAGGTGAAGCTGCTTGTTAGAA tggcACCAACCACCATCATCACAAAATCAACAACTGCAGCACTTCCAGCCACAACCACCTTCATCtcacaatcatcatcatcaccatcaccatcaccatcaccatcaccatcaccatcaccatcatcatcatcatcatcatcatcaccatcatcatcaccatcatcaccatcatcatcaccatcaccatcatcatcaccatcatcaccatcatcatcaccattacTCAACGGATTTG gtaccTCAGTGGTCGTCATGGTGTCTGTTAGTCTGGTAGTGTTACTGCTGGTGATCAGCCTGATCATAGTCTACAGATGGAAATACAACAAGGCCACag GATATGTCTCTTcaacacacagagtgagtccagaCACAGGAATCAATGAAGGG GGTTGTCATGGTGATGGTGACTATGAAGAGATAAAGGAGCGCCCCCTACAGTCAGACTCAGACGCTGCGACCTCCACCATCTATGCCACCGTCAACTTACCCACAAGCCACTCTGACTCTCTCCACTACTCCAGCGTCAACTTCCACAAGATCCCCAGATTCCCCAACGAAGCCACTGACACCATTACTAAAGAGGGCAGCTGCCCCAATGAAGCCACGGCTTCCATTGCTAAAGTGGGCACTTCATCATGTGACTATGCTACTGTGAACTTTGGTCAAAGCCCCGCCTACTCTACTGTCAATCATCCACACAGCTCCTCTGAGGCTCCTCCCATCTACTCCACAATCAGCAAACCCAGAGACACCTGA
- the LOC139541642 gene encoding keratin-associated protein 29-1-like has protein sequence MKVCSCSEPYCYGNTPPLPSTINISISCSEPCCYGNTPPLPSTINISISCSEPCCSCNTPLLPSTINISVSCSESCCYGNTPPLPSTINISVSCSEPCCSCNTPPLSSTINISVSCSEPCCYGNTPPLPSTINISISCSEPCCSCNTPPLSSTINISISCSEPCCYGNTPPLSSTINISVSCSEPCCYGNTPPLPSTINISISCSEPCCSCNTPPLSSTINISVSCSEPCCYGNTPPLPSTINISISCSEPCCSCNTPPLSSTINISVSCSESCCYGNTPPLPSTINISVSCSESCCYGNTPPLPSTINISVSCSEPCCSCNTPGTCYITFAPENRDQTFPLFLSICLFLCFITI, from the exons ATGAAAGTT TGTTCCTGTTCAGAGCCTTATTGTTATGGTAACACTCCCCCACTCCCATCAACCATTAATATTAGTATTTCCTGTTCAGAGCCTTGTTGTTATGGTAACACTCCCCCACTCCCATCAACCATTAATATTAGTATTTCCTGTTCAGAGCCTTGTTGTAGTTGtaacactcccctactcccatcAACCATTAATATTAGTGTTTCCTGTTCAGAGTCTTGTTGTTATGGTAACACTCCCCCACTCCCATCAACCATTAATATTAGTGTTTCCTGTTCAGAGCCTTGTTGTAGTTGTAACACTCCCCCACTGTCATCAACCATTAATATTAGTGTTTCCTGTTCAGAGCCTTGTTGTTATGGTAACACTCCCCCACTCCCATCAACCATTAATATTAGTATTTCCTGTTCAGAGCCTTGTTGTAGTTGTAACACTCCCCCACTGTCATCAACCATTAATATTAGTATTTCCTGTTCAGAGCCTTGTTGTTATGGTAACACTCCCCCACTGTCATCAACCATTAATATTAGTGTTTCCTGTTCAGAGCCTTGTTGTTATGGTAACACTCCCCCACTCCCATCAACCATTAATATTAGTATTTCCTGTTCAGAGCCTTGTTGTAGTTGTAACACTCCCCCACTGTCATCAACCATTAATATTAGTGTTTCCTGTTCAGAGCCTTGTTGTTATGGTAACACTCCCCCACTCCCATCAACCATTAATATTAGTATTTCCTGTTCAGAGCCTTGTTGTAGTTGTAACACTCCCCCACTGTCATCAACCATTAATATTAGTGTTTCCTGTTCAGAGTCTTGTTGTTATGGTAACACTCCCCCACTCCCATCAACCATTAATATTAGTGTTTCCTGTTCAGAGTCTTGTTGTTATGGTAACACTCCCCCACTCCCATCAACCATTAATATTAGTGTTTCCTGTTCAGAGCCTTGTTGTAGTTGTAACACTCCCGGAACATGTTACATAACTTTTGCACCTGAGAACAGGGACCAAACCTTCCCACTGTTCCTCTCCATTtgcctgtttctctgtttcaTTACTATCTGA
- the LOC139568207 gene encoding pancreatic secretory granule membrane major glycoprotein GP2-like — translation MRMILVALLVPLLVLSSAGHTSGTIVTSCEACHEQAVCRTSPMAGDITCTCKKSFSGDGLICLPGHTAADHHHAPRRVRRSYPTSNTNLAHVRFSCGFNECADGEDCITVDGIQQCANPCKIYTVLNDAWRSTNNVVGNKHCDRNVHWDGYYRMYIGNQSVSMPDKCVDSFKCGTQAPLWLAFPPPQQVDEIVQSAVCASFNEDCCWVQSQPIHVKACPGNYFVYKLVMPPGCYFAYCAYVTAPTTTPKPVTTTTTTTTTTTTTKAPVKVTTTTQTPVKVTTTTKAPVKITTTTQTPVKVTKTTNAPVKDTPTTQIPVTIPTTIQTPAKITTTPQTPVKITTIMQTPVKVTTTTQTPIKITTTTQTSVNITTTTKSPVDVVTSTRTPVDNNRTTTTTQSQVATTTPKAMCGTCRAGETCVSNDGVTWRCERPDQPVLLHPAVVCGRSLVQVGLNRTNLEAAGLDATTANLADPRCNTHEDRGGMVWYQVERTEGTCGNTLETNGSDAIFSNSLFIYHIHNVSFSRPVSVPFSCAYPLESETSLDMAIKPYLSLKDVQVGKGSKVGSNMTLYHSDNFTKAYPAGGVTLPVGSVLHVGVSVEESETERFVVVLEDCYATQSPDSKDIMRYYIIQNKCPTELRQVRVEESGSSLRARFSALLFLYQGDYRDVFLHCRLSLCDQRRSSCTPVCTKRKYRSVTPSVPLEPLTIGPITWSQNEV, via the exons ATGAGGATGATCCTGGTAGCTCTGCTGGTGCCTCTACTGGTTCTGTCCAGCGCTGGACATACCTCAG GTACAATTGTCACCAGCTGCGAGGCGTGTCACGAACAAGCCGTCTGCCGCACCTCGCCCATGGCAGGTGACATCACATGCACCTGTAAGAAGAGCTTCTCTGGAGACGGCCTCATCTGTTTACCTGGCCACACCGCCGCCGACCACCACCACGCCCCTCGCCGTGTCCGCCGCTCCTATCCcacctccaacaccaacctcGCCCATGTCCGGTTCAGCTGCGGCTTCAACGAGTGCGCCGACGGGGAGGACTGCATCACGGTCGACGGCATCCAGCAGTGCGCCAACCCTTGCAAGATCTACACGGTCCTGAACGACGCCTGGCGTTCCACCAACAACGTCGTGGGCAACAAGCACTGCGACCGCAACGTCCACTGGGACGGCTATTACCGCATGTACATCGGCAACCAGAGCGTGTCCATGCCGGACAAGTGCGTGGATTCGTTCAAGTGCGGCACCCAGGCTCCCTTGTGGCTGGCGTTTCCTCCCCCCCAGCAGGTGGATGAAATTGTCCAGAGTGCAGTCTGCGCCAGCTTCAATGAGGACTGCTGCTGGGTGCAGTCTCAGCCCATCCACGTCAAGGCATGCCCTGGGAACTACTTTGTGTACAAGTTGGTCATGCCTCCCGGGTGCTACTTCGCCTATTGTGCAT ATGTGACAGCTCCCACCACAACACCAAAACCAGtcacaacaaccaccacaacaacaaccaccacaacaacaacaaaagcacCTGTAAAGGTCACCACGACAACACAAACACCTGTAAAGGTCACCACGACAACAAAAGCACCTGTAAAGATCACCACGACAACACAAACACCTGTAAAGGTCACCAAGACAACAAATGCACCTGTAAAAGACACCCCAACAACACAAATACCTGTTACGATACCCACGACAATACAAACACCTGCTAAGATCACCACAACACCGCAAACACCTGTTAAGATTACCACGATAATGCAGACACCGGTTAAGGTCACCACGACAACACAAACACCTATTAAGATCACCACGACAACACAAACATCCGTAAATATCACCACTACGACAAAATCACCAGTAGATGTTGTCACCTCGACAAGAACACCAGTAGACAACAATcgcaccacaacaacaacacagtcacagGTTGCCACGACTACGCCAAAAGCAATGTGTGGTACCTGCAGAGCGGGGGAGACCTGCGTGAGCAATGATGGGGTCACTTGGCGGTGTGAGAGGCCAG ATCAGCCTGTTTTGCTGCACCCAGCGGTAGTGTGTGGGCGGAGCCTGGTACAGGTGGGTCTCAACAGGACTAACCTGGAGGCCGCTGGTCTGGATGCCACCACCGCTAACCTGGCCGACCCCCGGTGTAATACTCACGAAGATCGTGGCGGCATGGTATGGTACCAGGTGGAGCGCACGGAGGGCACCTGCGGAAACACTCTGGAG ACAAACGGATCTGATGCCATCTTTTCCAACAGTTTATTCATCTACCACATTCACAACGTGTCCTTCAGCCGACCCGTGAGCGTGCCCTTCTCCTGTGCCTACCCTCTGGAATCAGAGACCAGCCTGGATATGGCCATCAAACCCTACCTGTC GCTGAAGGATGTCCAAGTCGGTAAGGGCTCCAAAGTGGGCTCCAACATGACTCTGTACCACAGCGACAACTTCACAAAGGCTTACCCAGCGGGCGGAGTCACCTTGCCGGTGGGTTCCGTGCTGCACGTGGGTGTGTCCGTAGAGGAGTCCGAGACGGAGCGTTTCGTGGTCGTTCTGGAGGACTGCTATGCCACACAATCCCCCGACTCTAAAGACATCATGCGATACTACATCATTCAGAACAA ATGTCCGACTGAATTACGTCAGGTGAGGGTGGAGGAGAGCGGCTCGTCTCTCAGGGCTCGCTTCTCTGCTCTGCTGTTCCTGTACCAGGGGGACTACCGGGATGTCTTCCTGCACTGCAGACTCAGCCTTTGTGACCAGAGGAGATCCTCCTGCACTCCA GTATGCACCAAAAGGAAATATCGCTCTGTCACCCCCTCCGTCCCCCTCGAACCCCTCACCATCGGACCAATCACCT GGTCCCAAAATGAAGTTTGA